The Calonectris borealis chromosome 6, bCalBor7.hap1.2, whole genome shotgun sequence genome contains the following window.
GTGTTGCTTCCAGATACATGTAAGGTCCACGAATTGCTGGTTTAAGCTGCCTTTAGGCAACACAAGCCCAAGCATTCATTGAAGAAAACACGGGAAGCCATGGAAAAGTTTGGTATTAGACAATAAAGAGAACAAACTTGTTCTTTGCGCCATCCATCATAAATTTCATCTCCCCCTTTAATTAATGCCTTCTGTGCCAAACAAATAACTTAGTTCCTTTCATAGCCACAACTTAATGTAATTCTTATGTACACTCACATTTCTGAAGTGTATTGGGACACATCTGCCACAAAAGGTAACCAAACATACAAGGTCTGCAGGCTCCTTTCTTCACTCCCTTACTTGTAAGGCCCAGGGTGATGCACGCTCTTGGGGATACAAAGGAATCACCTCACCATATACTGGTTTTTCCTCATTAGCAGTACAGATGCGCCCAGCTCTCTGTTTAGGATCAGTTCTTGCCAGCTTAACTTCACTTTTGTCGTGCAAAGACTTTGCCTGTGCACCAAAAACTTTCTTCCCATCTCAGCTGTTCCCTATCACAGCCAGACCAGAGATGTGAAGAGGTCTCCTCCTGCTTCATAGTTTTTCCATCATCACTAACACACTCGGCTACCTGTGCTTTTCCACCATGTTatatttgcagaaatatttggaTTCAGAGTTTAAGAGCAGCAATTTAGTCAGGTTCTACTTTTTAATTTGTTAGAATATGTACAGAGTTTTAGGTAAATTACAGTTTATGAAGATTTCTATAATTATGCTTCTGGAGCGGTATGTCACATGAGAACTTCTGTGTATTTACAGAGtcttttcaaaaatgtatttataataatCACTTAGGCTCTTTATCAGACCTAAATGAATAATGTAAACATGTTCCTTATGAACGCTATATGCAGTATCCACAGAGACACCAGATTCAATTGACAGGTTAAACATTTAAAGCACTGAATCTATATTTATGTTAAGGAGACTAAGCTGTTTACAGCCATGACTACCAGTCTCTGTTTCCTATAAAAACTCACATGCTGGAATTATGGTCAGACAAACACATTCAAGCTCACCTCAAGTAGGAAGTTATTTTCAGAGATTAACATCATCTTCCTAAACTCCATGGCAGTATGAGTGCTTCTCAACACACCATACCATTCAATAACGGTGTCTAGATATTTGATAGCCAGTTTTGTACGCTTTTCCATCGCAATATCCTCTCAAAGAACTTGTGGCCTTCACCACACTTTCTGTTgacttatttctttttaactctttagtttacttttaaatgaaaatctacTGTCACCTCTCAGAAGGTGGCTGGAGGAGGCAAGGCAAAAAATACTCTTCTACCATCTCCTGTATTCCCTCCCCTCGTAAATCTGTACGATCACAGAACAGCTTTCTAGCTGAACCGATCCCTGTCATTACTCCAGATTCATCTAGTGACCTGCTAATATACAATGTTAGAAACACTAGCAGCATGGAACAGTAAAGCTAATGAAGTCAGAAATCCGACATTTTAATCAGCACGTTTAGTATGGTCATGCTTAAAATGCTTGGACAATAATTTGagtattagttaaaaaaaaaactgtgaaaacaGAATAGGTTTCAAAATGATGTAAGAATCTTAAATGCCAACACATACAATGGTAGAAACAGAAAGCTTTCCAAGgctagaaaaggaaaactgagctTCTATCTGACAAGCGTGTAAAACCTGTTTTCTTGTAGTTCTACATACGACAGTCAATAGCATTTTTTCCTGCTACTGTCTCAGTGCATGCAATTTTGGTACTCATGCCTACCTTCAAAGAATTAGGACAGGAAGGAAAGATTGGATGATAATGTTCAAATAAATACTGCAAAAAGACTGTCTACATCTAGGAGCCtaacaacacagaagaaagagtgcaaataccctttttaaaaatttttttaaaaacattagtgACAGAAGTTAATGAAAGGTGAGACAACCTCAGCACTGAAGTCATCTTACCAAAAAAAGGTGTCAAGCCACCTTCCCTCTAACTGTGAAATAGCCTGTGAAATATTCACAGCTAGCTGTGGATTAAGAGGTACTTCTATCTTATTTCATACAAGACCTTACACCAGAATTCCCATAAACATATAACTGCTTTTATGCCAAAACAGTAAACAAGGAATttccagctattaaaaaaaaaaaaaaaaatatatatataaaaaaaaaaaatacacgctTCTGGCTAAGACGGTTCCAAGAAGGATATATATTTGGAGGTTATTGGTTCTTATTAATGGGAGAAAGAATATCTGTGCTATAAGCCAGCAGACATATACAGTACTATGAAAGATTATGAGCTATGAACTCCTAtaccttcctctttttttaaaaaaaaaaaaaagtttgcctgCTCTTGAACAAACCATGCGTTATACAAAGTTCAAGAAGTACAAGAAGAAAGGTAACCAGAAGGAGACATCTCATAAACGGTGATGACTAAATAAAAGTACGCATTAGCTAACATTAAAATATGACTAACAGGCATTTCCCAGGTGTAGGTATAAAGAATGTTGTTTCATTGCAAATAGGAGCTAGTGTTTTAACAACTTAATCTTGATCCAATCTTGGCTTCATAGTCTTaacagtgcaaagaaaaaaaaaagaggcattaaTCCTGtacatcatctttctttttactgGCCAATGCTCCTATCCCCTTCTATTTCATCTTATTCACAAGCCTAccattcttttgtttttcattctttctctatTTGAAGTCTAAGCCTGAATTTTATACTATAACAATATACATTGAAAGAGCAAACCCAAGCTATCTTTAGCTGTCAAGattgtttttcattctttctctatTTGAAGTCTAAGCCTGAATTTTATACTATAACAATATACATTGAAAGAGCAAACCCAAGCTATCTTTAGCTGTCAAGATTGTGATCTGTTCTCACCACTCCTCCATCATCATATCCTTCCTCCAGTCTTTGCATGCAAGGTGTCGTATCTTCTCACACTAATTATTGTCAAATTCAGAGATTAAAAGACTGACTCAAAGTAAAGAGATCCTCCTcagtttaaaggaaaataaaaaaacatcttttaagtAATCTCTCAAGTTACCGTGCTAAGCATTTTTAGTAGAGGTCAAATGAATCAAAAAAATCATcccaataaaagcaaaacaacaaccaaagagcaaaaccacagaacagAATGCACAAAAAGAACAGTGCGGACAGCTTAAAAAATTCTTAGATCTCAGTGACTGTATCATTGTAAACAGGGCGTTTGGAAAAGACATGATGCTAACAGCACACAGAGCTCTGCGCTCAGTTGCACAGAGTACCTgagtaaacataaaaaaaacctttatgaCTTCATTAACTCAGATTCCCCCCTATCTTTCTTCCCCTGagcttttttaaagaagagtGAAGGGATTTAGAATATGCAGAAATTAAGTCAATTGTGAATTTAGAGGAAAGCAATGTTCACTAAGATGCTGGAAGTAATCGGTTTCACTTGCACAAGGCAGAAACTATGGGAGAAGCCCTGCAGAGCCATCTCACTTCAGCAGCTAACACACGCCGTTGTGACTGAAGAAGAGAGCAAGGAACCGAACGAGTAAGGGACCCGACCAGGCTGCAACCTCAATCTGCCGACACGCAGAGCCTGACTAGGAGGGCACGTGCACAGGAGGTGCTCACCTCGCGCCTGCCTCTCATCCTCCTCCCCTCTCAGCAAGTGACACCTTTCCAGGCTACTGTGGGGGCAAAGAACTGCCCCGCGGGCAGAAGCAGGCTAAAGCAGGTTTCCAGAATGCTGCtattcatcaggaaaaaaaatgtaaaattaaggtATTTATACGTCAAAACAGACAATCCTTGAGTGGGTGGCTATTTGTAAAGATCTCTAGCAGAGCTTTGCATCAGTGAACTAGGATGTCTTCCAGAACCCTCTGCAAAAGGTTACGATGCCAGGCATCATGCACATACCAACACGCAACtaaaatggaaaggaaacatttcagagcattttcaactcctaaaataataataaaaacctcCATGAGGCAAGCTACGTAACTGAGCAGgactcagaattttaaaataaaaggattaaCTTGAATTTCACTTTGTAACACAAGGCTAGGCCCGAAATTCAACATTTTTTGTATAGCTCTCTAATGATCGCTGACATCTTACCTGATATGACCAACCAGTTCAATCAATTTGTGGCTGAAGAAGTAGGCGGTCAGCTCAGACACATGACTGAGCACAGAACAAACTCCAAAGAGAGTGGTGGTGCCATTCAGGTCTTCCAAGTGCCAGTAAAGAAAGGTGAACACAAAGCCATATCCAAACCCCATGAACCACGCCACGAAGAGCACTGAGCCGTACTGGATGCTACACAGCAGTTTTATTAGGTCCCAGAAACTGAAAGACTGCGACTGGCTCATACTGGTAGGAGTGTTATCGGAGGATTCATTGGAGGCACTTCTGTCCACCTGTGAGATTTCCAcctcttttctcttattttcatcTTGCTTGAAGTGTGCATAATGAAATCGAAACTGGGTGGCCACAATTAATGCCATTGTCATCAGAACACCAAAAACGATGAAAACTATCCTGTAGTTCTTGTACTCAGGAGCTTTACATCCTTGACCTTCAATGCCAACTTCTGTATGGGTATAGTCAATGCCAATTCCCACGGAGAGCAtggccagcccccagcccagagATCCCCACATACGCTGCAATCCATACCGGTCCCTGTGTTTGCCGAGGTACTGCAGTGTTACGGTGTCCACAATAGTAACAGAGGAAGCACTGAAAAATTCTCCTATTATGACAACCAGCAGAATGAGCAGAAAGATGGCTTCTACTTCTTGTTGATCATAAACGAGCACAGCTTGGTCAGAAGGCATCGGCTTTGTGGTGACGGCAGCTGGGGTGGTACTCGGAGTCGCGTTCCCTGGTGAGATTGGGCTAGTGGtggtgtttttcaaaataaaatgggtACTGTTTTCCAAGACAAACTCCACATCATTGCTCTCCGTAGGTAACAGGAATGTTATTTCAGGATTAGCTGTCCCTGTTGTTTCCGAAGTGACCGGACTGGAAGCGAGCAGGTCTCTCTTCCCACGAACTTTCGGGGATGCCGTACTCACTGTCGTTAGCAGAGAAGACATCGACGCGTTTTGCAAAACCGTTGTTAAAAGGCTGCTTGCATTGGTGGGATGTGCTGGGGGAAGGCCCTTTGGTACACATCTTAAGGTGGCTGGTCTAACAAATCCAATCCCCAGGTTAAATAAAACCCAgcataaaagggaaaagaggaggacGATCTTCCCTTTCTTGAAGCGATCTGCCACCACTCCCCAGAAGGGAGCACTGCAAAACTCAATAAAGTACCTGATGCCCACCAGAAGTCCACTCTGACTGGGTGACATACCCAGCTGCTTGTAATACACAGGCAGCAAGGGGTAAAGAGAGCCATATgcagaatagaagaaaaaataaaagacctttGAGATCAGAAGATCATTGTTTATTTTCACGCAGTGCTTCTCTAACCAATCTAGCTCTTCATCTGGGATAGTGGTTGTCTCCATCGAAGGGGATTCATTCTGGGGTGGCAAGTCTTGATCCTTGGAAATGCCATTGAAAGGATCAGCAAGCACAtactttctcttctgttcttcttcATCATCGGTTAGAATGGCAACCTTATCATCAGCTGCCATGGTTTACCACAAGCATCCAATATCTGGTGCACTCTCAAGGAACTAGGGCTACCCTGCGAACAAATAAAACATAACATGGTTAAATACCACATGGGAACAGACCTGCGATGCCAGTCATCAATGACAAAGATGGCTTCTTTTTTATAAGTGACATTCCTGAGCAATAAATGCAGTATCAGGGCGGGGGAAGGCCATTTGTCTAAACTACTGGTAGATGGTAGCatcaataaaaatgtgttttatgacCAATTCTGTGAAGTTCTCCCAACAGCAGCTTTAATATTGTGCAATAAAACATCTTTCATGTTTAGGACAGAGAATAATTTATATATTCAAAGTTACTGCGGCAATTAAGTGCTAGCATTTGCAAGTCTCTTCTTTCAAGTTGCCTCTTCTCCCCCAAGGCTAACTGCTTTATTTCCAGTATTCCCTACTATACCAAAGGATAGCCATGATTTCATAATTAAATAATGCAGCCACATAtatatatggggttttttaattatcaAAGCAAATTATTATCCGAAGCCTCACGATGGCCTTCAAAAGGTTCTTCAATCTCCTCTTGAAACGTGATTTTCTAAGCACTCCACAACCACAGCAGAAATTGGCGGGAGGCTTGAGCTTCTAGGCTGAATGGGAAGAGAGGTGGGAATTAGGATGGGGCTTTAAGATTAATACAAGGGACCCTGGAAATTAGGATAACACCCTCAAAGGCATCAGAGACCTGGGAGCAAAGAAACACAGGGACAGAAAATAAGTACAGGCCCTATAATCATCTCTTCAAGTCAAATTCTGAAATCGAAGAAAGATGGATTGGGAGATAACTGTACTGCAGCTGCCCACACTTATCCTTTGCAGAAGtaaaaaactgcaaaactgacaagcaacacttaaaaataagttGACCACTACTTAGACTTTGATTTGACCAACCAGctttcacatttaaaaacaacaaaccatTCTAATAAGCTAGGCTAGCTAacagaagcttttctttccaggaataaaaaaaaaactctgcCAGCAGGCTACCAGTTCAAAATCATTATATTAGGCAACTATTTTTGCTATATTAATATCTGTAAATTTAACCTAGGAAGATTAGCTCATGTTCATTATAAGAAAGTTGaacatttaatatattttggttttgtcatcCCTTTGGTGTTTGGATTAGTGTTACTATCACACAGGGACCTCTTCAAGGACCAATATTTGAAAAGAGCATTTTATTCCAGAAGAACCTGAAATTTCTCTAAGAGCACTCAATTTATGACCGGGAATATCTTCTCTAGGAATTTGACGTATTTTTTTGCAGGTCTGCACTTTGTTCCCACTAGAACAGCTCCAATGAAATCGCAGTCTTTCAAAATTCAACTGAAAGCACACTATCATCCCCTTAAAATTAGTAATGCATTGAAATATCCAGTgcctttaaattatttaattataattcagaatttatttaaatactgaCAACAGATTTGCAAACCGATGCAAGGCTAATAATAGAAAAGAGACTCTAGCATTCACAAGTATGTTAAATTAATTGTTTCTTACTGATCCAACACACACGTAACAGCTGACAGAACAAGCCATGGATACTTCTAAAAACAACAGTCCATTAAAATAATCTAAACCTTACATAGTTCAGCGATAGACAAGTCTAAAAATACCATCATTAAAATCCCAAACATTCATgaggtttgtgtgtgtttttcacttttaaatgtcatttctaTGGGATACTATCTACGAGGATCTCTGGTTTCACTTAGAGAGAAAAGGTTGCATAAAAATCTTGGAATCTTAAATATTCATATATTCAAGGTCAGAAGTTAATCAAAACGATGCCAGCACATACACACAGACTGCTTTTTTCTCTAGTTTCTTCAGAGACAATCcgattaacaggaaaaaaaaaaaaagcatttcaagtgTCAAAAAATTAGAAGAAGTCCTAATTAAGTTGTTAGAACAGTCAAatgtgaaaacacattttcttgctCTTACCTGCTACCATCAAAAGCCACATAAACCAAAAACCAGCAGCTGTCTAGTTAGCTCCTGCAATTTTTGGTTCAGTCAGCCACTTCCACCTGACAGTTGGAAggactgtgggtttttttactcatACATTTGTTCGGTTTTGGCTTCTATATCCATAAAACAAGTCCCTCTAATCAGTAAATTAGATCAGTCATcatctgtgcttttattttctttacgcCTCCCCTTGCTTTGACAACAAAGACTCCAGAACTTGTGCAGGGCCCCACTTATGTCAAGGGGACGTAACtgaggtttcagtgttgttcctgCCCTACCAAAACCAGTACACGCTCATCTATTTACAGCAActtgcttaccagctgtgtcagagcTTTACAGCATTTAGTTTTGAAGAATAAATttcctcccctgtccccatgaCATGACAAGATAGAACTCACATTTTAACCACTTGGATATTCGGACAACTTCGTTGCAAGTATGAACTGAAATTTTCCTGATTTAAACAACACAGCCATATTCCTTATCCCTACATATGAGCTCTGAACCATCCGATTTCGTATAAATTATACCAAAGGCTTTTAGAGCAATCAGTATTCAATCCTTTTTAATTCAGTTTCCCGTTTCTATTTTAATGGGACTTCAATTTTGTACATTGTATGAATAGTGGGTATATAAAAATTGTTATACGGCTAATCTTTAAACACTTGAGTTGGTGCATCTTCTTCCCCCCTCCATAACTTATATCTGCCCCAGCATCCATCTTCTTCTAATCCATTGTGTGCAAGGATTAATCCAAAAGATACACTCCTAGTATTTTGACTAGAACATCTTGGGTAAGAATGCTATGAAAAGTATATTTCATAATAACTTCAGTAAATATTTTCCCACCCTGAGAGTGTTTCATTGAATATTATTAATAACACAGAATATACTCTTCAGAAGTGTAACAGCATCAAGACTGGTAGGAGCCATATGGCATTCTTTAATGTTTTGATCACTAGTTTGTTTAGGAGACAGGTTTTTGAAAGTGGTTTTctttagcaattttttaaattctaaaaataaatgactgaaaatgagaaaaccaaCAAAGTGGTATTGTTACTGAAAAATCTACAGAAAACTTCATGATCTACGGGGCTTTCCTTCTACTGACAAAAAAGCCATGCCAGTCAGGGATTGAAAGTGCAGCAAATCAAACAGATGGAAAACCAACGTACTTTTAAGTGAGAAAAGACTAGTTATCTACTGGTTATTTTAACCACAGCCTTCAAATACTGTATCTTCACTTTGCAAAAACTTTTTCTGATCCACAAGACAGTAGGATGACAGAAGGCAGCACTACCGgcaattttaaaatgaacaacAGAGAATAGGAGCGAGGAAGAAAGGTTCAGAGAGTAAACAGAATGGATTTCCGCCTGAATAGAAATTTTAACTTGTTTGAGACAGAACAGAGCACGAAGTTTTGGTAGAGGCCTTTGGTTGAATGTCATCAGTCCAGCCAGGACAAGTGAGACCAGAGAGTTTGCAGGGTGGTAACATCACTCGGAAAAACAGGAGTAACAGTTCTGAAGCTATCTTCCCTAAACTTAGGTAAGTGCCCAAACAGACAACAAAGCCCTAGTGCGCAAATTGAAAGAAACCTCTGCAAAGATCCTGAGAAAGCCCcgcaaagggaaagggaagaggtgtAGCAAGCAGACCGCACAGCAGATGTACGTCACAAGAAAGCACCTTCGTCCTCCGACAGACAAAAAGGCTTTTGTCTTCCCGCAGGTTTGTGTTTCCAAACCACTACAGAACTCGGAACAGGGAACCGAGTCTTTGCTCCCTCATCGTCCCATCACCCCCGAGATGGCTACAACTGAAAAAGACTTCATTAAAATCTGAACTGCCCGCTTCCCCCCCAACCCATGGTCCTACCGTACAGCCCAGGAGCGCAAGTCCCTTGCTCACAGCTGCACAGGAAGCTTGCGGCCGACCCGGCTTTCTCAGACTGGGGATTATTCTGCAAGACCACTCCTGCTCTGAGCCTATTTATGCACCAGTGCATGTGCTTCTTTTCAGATATAAAGAACATACTTGTTAACCACAAGACTATTCTTCCTTCAAGCTTTGCACAGATAGGATTTTTTTATGTAAGTAGTAGAGTCTCTTAGTTTTTCTAAGTTTCCTGATACAGATTGCTGCTGCCTGGTTTATATCTATTCCTCCAGCAAGTCAAAATCCACTTTCAAACCCTTACATCTACAACACGTCTTTCATCCAGTCATCCTCTGCAAACTGCTACAGCAACTTCCCTGCAGGCTTGCACCTTTGAGCAACTACCtgaggaacagaggaaaaaacatttgtACCAAGGAATTCAGTGATGACAATGCAATGGTCATTTTAATGACTGTAACGAGGCTCTTTGGCAGGTAGGTGGAAAGAGGCAAATATGGGTATTCTACATTTAGTTAAGTATCTTCTTGGCattcttgccttttttatttcttaaatcgATCCTCATTTATTCTAGCTCTCCTAATAATTAAGAGGATTTCAAGATCAGAAAGGATAAAAAGCTAATCTGTTCAAGACAACCTGACATTAAAAGAAGTCCcctataaaacaaaggaaaatgataATACGGAAAATAATAATACAGTATACTAAAAACTCAGCCCTCCTCTTGGAGTCACTCTTCCCAAAAccttgttgggggggggggggggaaaaaacacagaacacctcaaaacatctgctttgcactgtatctcaaaaaaaaataaagccaatcAACAGATCAGGCTGGGGTAGCAAATCCTTAAACCTCTCAGGGAAAATACCATGGCACTTACAGCACAAGGCATTAAAACTTCACTTGCAGACCAACAGAAAGTTAGATTTGGGGTGAAGGAGTACTGcgtttttaaataaactttaattCAGCATATATATTTCATTCACTAGGCTTTGAGAATTAAAGTATAACTAAGACTCACAAAGCAGAGCCTCAAAATCAGGGTTTGGATGTATactgaatgtaaaaaaaaccccaaaaaccccacaggACAGTTCATCAGAAGACAGTGCAAATGATCAAGAGTAGTTTAACCTGTTAAATACCAGCAAAATCACTGTAGAAGATTTATATTTATACGTTCTCAGAAAACATACTCTAAGAGTAGAATTTCAAAACAGGAATCATTAATTAATCTCTCAAGCAACGTGCAGCTGTAAGAACGGAGCAGACTAGCTTGCTGTTTGCGTTGTGTGGATAAATCAAAGCAAGCCAACATGGCACCACATCTTATTTTACCCCTTTCAGACTTTCACTGACTAGCAAACTAACTTTGTAGCAACCACATGAAATTCCACATGAAGTTTTCATATGAACATTTTTAAATCTGCTAATAGAAAACATGTTTCTTCAATAAACCTTTAAGTTACTAATTATTGTTTGATTCAGAAGAGGTCTGTGCTAGAGAAGTAGACTTAAAAACTATCCATCTTCCACAGAAAGCTCACCTCACTCTTTCCCCGGCTGATGAAACTGCCACGACGAGTGCACCTACCATATTGCTCATGCACACTACCTGCTCCTCAGGCCGCCTCGTCTCATTGATCTAAACTACAAAACCTTTGGATCAAAGGCTTTCTGCTACAGTATCTGTGCAGCGTCTCTCAGAATTAAGCCCCACATCCAGCAGGCCTACAAGGCATCGCTGTAATAAACATGAATAATAGACCATGTTTTCCATTTCCCAGCAAGTTTCACCCCTAAGGAACAGCCTGGTGCTGTCGCCTGCATCCATACCAAAAGGAGGAGAATGTTATGCAAACAACTTACATCATGACAGAGGAGGGCATAGACTTCATTTACTCTCTCAAGTACACCAACCTCCAGGCAGAGCCCTTGGAGGGGCTGTCCCTGCCAAGCCATACAGACCAACTCACCTGCCCACATCACCATCCCCTGCTCTCTGAAGGTAAGCAGTCCTCCTGTGAGGCCCCAGCATGGACACCTTACTCAGAATTTATAAAATCAGGAATAAATCACATTTATTGAATTAACTCAGTGCTGGGAAATACATTTGTTTCAAGTCTGAAGCAAGGCATTAGTCTTTGACATTAACTACCGTAATAAGGGTTTCCAT
Protein-coding sequences here:
- the MFSD6 gene encoding major facilitator superfamily domain-containing protein 6, producing the protein MAADDKVAILTDDEEEQKRKYVLADPFNGISKDQDLPPQNESPSMETTTIPDEELDWLEKHCVKINNDLLISKVFYFFFYSAYGSLYPLLPVYYKQLGMSPSQSGLLVGIRYFIEFCSAPFWGVVADRFKKGKIVLLFSLLCWVLFNLGIGFVRPATLRCVPKGLPPAHPTNASSLLTTVLQNASMSSLLTTVSTASPKVRGKRDLLASSPVTSETTGTANPEITFLLPTESNDVEFVLENSTHFILKNTTTSPISPGNATPSTTPAAVTTKPMPSDQAVLVYDQQEVEAIFLLILLVVIIGEFFSASSVTIVDTVTLQYLGKHRDRYGLQRMWGSLGWGLAMLSVGIGIDYTHTEVGIEGQGCKAPEYKNYRIVFIVFGVLMTMALIVATQFRFHYAHFKQDENKRKEVEISQVDRSASNESSDNTPTSMSQSQSFSFWDLIKLLCSIQYGSVLFVAWFMGFGYGFVFTFLYWHLEDLNGTTTLFGVCSVLSHVSELTAYFFSHKLIELVGHIRVLYIGLACNTARYIYISYLENAWTVLPMEVLQGVTHAAIWAACISYLSAAVPPELRTSAQGILQGLHLGLGRGCGAMVGGVLVNYFGPAATFRGIGMACLVILLLFALIQWLLVPDEEEEKTMLAERIPVPSSPVPIATIDLVQQQSDDIMPRTEPRPPLKKTKHQEEQEDVNKPAWGISSSPWVTLAYAVYQIKEMVKLSKTNPTPENQPLQKINENCSASSASSARQPQNPTDSGQPRNCSAPTPTATSDSQVDGDRVVSDRDAQPAAAGP